In Isoptericola jiangsuensis, the following proteins share a genomic window:
- a CDS encoding ATP-grasp domain-containing protein: protein MTQTKRVGLATCSVLPDLDADDRPLLGALAARGVTAEAVVWDDPDVDWDAYDLVVVRSTYDYSPRRDEFVQWARTVPRLANSADVIAWNTDKTYLQALEQGGVPVIPTIWLDPDRHFSKRAIHTRMPAFGDFVVKPVVSAGAKDTGRYQPVSAQSRAMAIDHAKDLLESGRAVMIQPYVTSVDTAGETCLVFVEGEMRHAVRKNALLTGPSRPTQGLYRKEQMSAVQATPEQVDVARKALAVAHEQVDQSTPFLYARVDLVTGADDVPTVIELELTEPSLWLKYSGESDTLGKLADSIVARLG from the coding sequence GTGACCCAGACGAAGCGAGTCGGACTCGCCACCTGCTCCGTCCTGCCCGACCTCGACGCGGACGACCGGCCGCTCCTCGGCGCCCTCGCCGCCCGCGGCGTCACCGCCGAGGCCGTCGTCTGGGACGATCCCGACGTCGACTGGGACGCCTACGACCTCGTCGTCGTCCGCTCCACGTACGACTACTCGCCGCGCCGTGACGAGTTCGTCCAGTGGGCCCGCACCGTGCCCCGCCTCGCGAACTCCGCGGACGTCATCGCCTGGAACACCGACAAGACGTACCTCCAGGCCCTGGAGCAGGGCGGCGTCCCCGTCATCCCCACGATCTGGCTCGACCCCGACCGGCACTTCTCCAAGCGCGCCATCCACACGCGCATGCCCGCGTTCGGCGACTTCGTCGTCAAGCCCGTCGTGTCCGCGGGCGCCAAGGACACCGGCCGCTACCAGCCCGTCAGCGCCCAGTCCCGCGCCATGGCCATCGACCACGCGAAGGACCTGCTCGAGTCCGGCCGCGCCGTCATGATCCAGCCGTACGTCACCAGCGTCGACACCGCCGGCGAGACCTGCCTCGTCTTCGTCGAGGGCGAGATGCGGCACGCCGTCCGCAAGAACGCGCTGCTCACCGGTCCCAGCCGCCCCACCCAGGGCCTGTACCGCAAGGAGCAGATGAGCGCCGTCCAGGCCACGCCCGAGCAGGTCGACGTCGCCCGCAAGGCCCTCGCCGTCGCGCACGAGCAGGTCGATCAGTCCACGCCGTTCCTCTACGCCCGCGTCGACCTCGTCACCGGCGCCGACGACGTCCCCACCGTCATCGAGCTCGAGCTCACCGAGCCGTCCCTCTGGCTGAAGTACTCCGGCGAGAGCGACACCCTCGGCAAGCTGGCGGACTCGATCGTCGCTCGCCTGGGCTGA
- a CDS encoding ABC transporter substrate-binding protein: MRNARRTTLLVAGAAAALLTLTACGGDSDPLAAESGSAESPEAGTIVVGSQAYYSNEIVAEIYAQALEGAGFTVERNFSIGQRDAYMPALESGEVQVFPEYTGNLLQFFDPETTATTPEDVYAALADALPDTLAVLDQSPATDQDSYNVTAEFAEANGLTSIADLAGVPDLTLGGPPELEERPYGPQGLADVYGVDVSFEATGDTTVQDLVAGTVNVANVFSADPRIQTEDLVTLEDPEGLFLASNVVPVVSADVADEVADVLDPVSAALTPEGLVALNVESTEDQRSSDDIATDWLADNGLS, translated from the coding sequence ATGCGCAACGCACGACGCACCACCCTCCTCGTCGCAGGCGCCGCGGCGGCCCTGCTCACCCTCACCGCGTGCGGCGGCGACTCCGACCCGCTCGCCGCGGAGTCCGGCTCCGCCGAGAGCCCCGAGGCCGGCACGATCGTCGTCGGCTCGCAGGCGTACTACTCGAACGAGATCGTCGCGGAGATCTACGCCCAGGCCCTCGAGGGCGCCGGGTTCACCGTGGAGCGCAACTTCTCCATCGGGCAGCGCGACGCCTACATGCCCGCCCTGGAGAGCGGCGAGGTGCAGGTGTTCCCCGAGTACACGGGCAACCTGCTGCAGTTCTTCGACCCCGAGACGACGGCGACCACGCCCGAGGACGTCTACGCCGCCCTCGCCGACGCCCTGCCCGACACCCTCGCGGTGCTGGACCAGTCGCCCGCGACCGACCAGGACTCCTACAACGTCACCGCGGAGTTCGCGGAGGCCAACGGCCTCACCTCGATCGCGGACCTCGCGGGCGTCCCCGACCTCACCCTCGGCGGCCCGCCCGAGCTCGAGGAGCGCCCCTACGGCCCGCAGGGCCTGGCGGACGTCTACGGCGTCGACGTGTCCTTCGAGGCCACCGGCGACACCACCGTGCAGGACCTCGTCGCCGGCACCGTGAACGTCGCCAACGTGTTCAGCGCCGACCCACGCATCCAGACGGAGGACCTCGTCACCCTGGAGGACCCGGAGGGCCTGTTCCTCGCCTCCAACGTCGTGCCCGTGGTCAGCGCGGACGTCGCCGACGAGGTCGCCGACGTCCTCGACCCGGTCAGCGCCGCCCTCACCCCGGAGGGCCTCGTCGCCCTCAACGTCGAGTCCACCGAGGACCAGCGCTCCAGCGACGACATCGCCACCGACTGGCTCGCGGACAACGGCCTGTCCTGA
- a CDS encoding ABC transporter permease, translated as MNLFADAFAWIFSPDRLTGSLPLPEAIWTHLAFTVVSVLIAAAIAIPAGWAVGHTGRGREVAVALSGAARAVPSFGLVLLLVLVVGVTHKVGAATTAFVLLAIPPILAGAYTGVEAVEKRVVDGARAVGMTSGQVLRQVEIPLGLPLLVGGLRSATLQVVATVTLAGYVGSWGLGFYIVQGIQLRDFSQILGASLLVVALAVLLDAVFALAERAVVPRGVRVRQASPDAPVRRRRTAPTPS; from the coding sequence ATGAACCTCTTCGCCGACGCGTTCGCGTGGATCTTCTCCCCCGACCGGCTCACCGGCTCCCTGCCGCTGCCCGAGGCGATCTGGACCCACCTGGCGTTCACCGTCGTGTCCGTGCTGATCGCGGCCGCGATCGCGATCCCCGCCGGGTGGGCCGTCGGGCACACGGGCCGCGGCCGCGAGGTCGCCGTGGCGCTGTCCGGTGCCGCCCGCGCCGTCCCGTCGTTCGGCCTCGTCCTGCTGCTCGTCCTCGTCGTCGGGGTCACGCACAAGGTCGGCGCCGCCACCACCGCGTTCGTGCTGCTCGCGATCCCGCCGATCCTCGCCGGCGCGTACACCGGCGTCGAGGCCGTGGAGAAGCGCGTCGTCGACGGCGCCCGGGCCGTCGGCATGACGTCCGGTCAGGTGCTGCGCCAGGTGGAGATCCCCCTCGGCCTGCCCCTGCTGGTCGGCGGGCTGCGGTCGGCGACCCTCCAGGTCGTCGCCACCGTCACTCTCGCCGGGTACGTCGGCAGCTGGGGTCTCGGCTTCTACATCGTCCAGGGCATCCAGCTGCGCGACTTCTCGCAGATCCTCGGCGCGTCCCTGCTCGTCGTCGCCCTCGCCGTCCTCCTCGACGCCGTCTTCGCCCTCGCCGAGCGCGCCGTCGTACCGCGCGGCGTCCGCGTCCGCCAGGCGTCCCCCGACGCACCCGTCCGCCGTCGGCGCACCGCCCCGACACCGTCCTGA
- a CDS encoding ABC transporter permease yields MTWVADNLDLIGRLTVDHLRQCALPILLGLLLSVPAGWLAYRFRLTRGLVLTLVGLLYTIPSLALFALLPPVLGISFLSEVNLVVALTIYAVAIMTRFVADALGSVDPVVRQAADAVGYGAWRRFWQVDLPLAGPVVLAGLRVTAVSTISLATVGILIGIDNLGYLFTNGYQRQIVAEILAGVVAVVVVALVVDRLLAVAGRALMPWTRAGAA; encoded by the coding sequence ATGACGTGGGTGGCCGACAACCTCGACCTCATCGGCCGGCTCACCGTGGACCACCTGCGCCAGTGCGCCCTGCCGATCCTGCTCGGCCTGCTGCTGTCCGTCCCGGCCGGCTGGCTGGCCTACCGGTTCCGCCTGACGCGCGGGCTCGTGCTCACCCTCGTCGGGCTGCTCTACACGATCCCGTCGCTGGCCCTGTTCGCGCTGCTCCCCCCGGTGCTCGGCATCAGCTTCCTGTCCGAGGTCAACCTCGTCGTCGCGCTGACGATCTACGCGGTCGCGATCATGACGCGGTTCGTCGCCGACGCCCTCGGCTCGGTCGACCCGGTGGTGCGCCAGGCCGCGGACGCCGTCGGGTACGGGGCGTGGCGCCGGTTCTGGCAGGTCGACCTGCCGCTCGCCGGCCCTGTGGTGCTCGCCGGGTTGCGCGTCACCGCGGTGTCCACGATCTCGCTCGCGACCGTCGGCATCCTCATCGGCATCGACAACCTCGGGTACCTGTTCACCAACGGCTACCAGCGGCAGATCGTCGCGGAGATCCTCGCGGGCGTCGTCGCCGTCGTCGTCGTCGCCCTCGTGGTGGACCGGCTGCTCGCCGTCGCGGGGCGCGCCCTCATGCCGTGGACCCGGGCGGGTGCCGCATGA
- a CDS encoding ABC transporter ATP-binding protein, whose protein sequence is MIEFRSVTKTYPDGTHAVADFDLVVPPHRTTVLVGSSGSGKTTLLRMINRMVEPTSGSIEIDGEPVGQRDPVALRRSIGYVLQNGGLLPHLRVVDNVTTVLRLDGVPKARARERAHEVLDVVGLDAALAERYPSQLSGGQQQRVGVARALAADPNILLMDEPFGAVDPIVRAELQTETLRLQQELHKTVVFVTHDIDEAFLLGDQVVILEKGAQVAQIGSPSEIIEAPASDFVASFIGVERGARALHTKDTARGTVLVDANGRTQGVLVEDPS, encoded by the coding sequence ATGATCGAGTTCCGGTCGGTCACCAAGACGTACCCGGACGGGACGCACGCCGTCGCGGACTTCGACCTCGTCGTGCCGCCGCACCGCACGACCGTGCTCGTCGGGTCGTCCGGCAGCGGCAAGACGACGCTCCTGCGGATGATCAACCGGATGGTGGAGCCGACGTCGGGCAGCATCGAGATCGACGGCGAACCCGTCGGGCAGCGCGACCCCGTGGCCCTGCGCCGCTCCATCGGCTACGTCCTGCAGAACGGTGGGCTGCTCCCCCACCTGCGGGTCGTCGACAACGTCACCACGGTGCTGCGCCTCGACGGCGTCCCGAAGGCCCGCGCCCGGGAGCGCGCGCACGAGGTGCTGGACGTCGTCGGGCTCGACGCGGCGCTCGCCGAGCGGTACCCGAGCCAGCTCTCCGGCGGGCAGCAGCAGCGCGTCGGCGTGGCCCGCGCCCTGGCCGCCGACCCGAACATCCTCCTCATGGACGAGCCGTTCGGCGCCGTCGACCCCATCGTGCGGGCCGAGCTCCAGACCGAGACGCTGCGCCTGCAGCAGGAGCTGCACAAGACCGTCGTGTTCGTCACGCACGACATCGACGAGGCGTTCCTGCTGGGCGACCAGGTCGTCATCCTGGAGAAGGGCGCCCAGGTGGCGCAGATCGGCTCCCCCAGCGAGATCATCGAGGCGCCCGCGAGCGACTTCGTCGCGTCGTTCATCGGGGTCGAGCGCGGCGCCCGCGCCCTGCACACCAAGGACACCGCGCGCGGCACCGTGCTCGTGGACGCCAACGGCCGCACCCAGGGCGTGCTCGTGGAGGACCCCTCATGA
- the orn gene encoding oligoribonuclease codes for MSPSNPNDRIVWIDCEMTGLDTRADALVEVAAVVTDSELNVLGDGVDVVIRPPAAALEQMDDFVRDMHTTSGLLDELDAGTTLADAEAQVLAYVREHVPDARKAPLAGNSVGTDKMFLDRDMPELVGHLHYRIVDVSSIKELARRWFPRVYFASPPKDGGHRALADILESIDELRYYREALFVAAPGPDTKTARAVAARIKETSVTKSVPQP; via the coding sequence GTGAGCCCGAGCAACCCGAACGACCGCATCGTGTGGATCGACTGCGAGATGACCGGCCTGGACACCCGCGCGGACGCGCTGGTGGAGGTCGCCGCCGTCGTCACCGACTCCGAGCTCAACGTGCTCGGGGACGGTGTCGACGTCGTCATCCGGCCGCCGGCGGCGGCGCTGGAGCAGATGGACGACTTCGTCCGCGACATGCACACGACGTCGGGGCTGCTCGACGAGCTGGACGCCGGCACCACGCTGGCCGACGCCGAGGCGCAGGTCCTGGCGTACGTGCGCGAGCACGTCCCGGACGCCCGCAAGGCGCCGCTGGCCGGCAACTCGGTCGGCACCGACAAGATGTTCCTCGACCGGGACATGCCCGAGCTGGTCGGGCACCTGCACTACCGGATCGTCGACGTGTCCTCGATCAAGGAGCTGGCGCGCCGCTGGTTCCCGCGCGTCTACTTCGCCTCGCCCCCCAAGGACGGCGGGCACCGGGCGCTGGCGGACATCCTGGAGTCGATCGACGAGCTCCGCTACTACCGCGAGGCCCTGTTCGTGGCCGCGCCGGGCCCGGACACGAAGACCGCGCGCGCGGTCGCGGCCCGCATCAAGGAGACCTCGGTCACGAAGTCCGTGCCGCAGCCCTGA
- a CDS encoding MFS transporter: MTSPAAALRTTTFRVLTAGWALTNFADSVLSLIFAVWVTDLTGSAALGGATFAVFGAPAFVAPFLGRLADRVSRRRMLVWTYVAGAAVLVPLFWVSQASHVWLVYVVAVVYATVAYVTAACQSGLLKDMLPDESLGHANGRLAAIDQVFRLSMPLLGAAVYVWTGPMPLVAAAIAAFLGAAAVFAAVRITESVAADEDPRGFWPEAADGFRHLFSTPPLAGMTWTILGALAAVGLVNAVAFAIIDHLGLQAALLGPLTTLQGVAGLAAGLLAGRLMIRWGRVRVFTVGLLGLAVGLVPLAGSSVVAAVVAMGVVGFSVTSAVVAFVTERQVMTPARLQGRVGAASHVVLNLPGVLVTLAGAAALAVVDHRVLVLVNAAVCLVCGLLALRLRAVAPGDDAPGGATA; encoded by the coding sequence GTGACTTCACCCGCGGCCGCGCTGCGCACCACGACGTTCCGCGTCCTCACCGCGGGCTGGGCCCTGACGAACTTCGCGGACTCCGTGCTGTCGCTGATCTTCGCTGTCTGGGTCACCGACCTCACCGGCAGCGCCGCGCTCGGCGGAGCCACCTTCGCCGTGTTCGGCGCACCCGCGTTCGTCGCCCCGTTCCTCGGCCGCCTCGCCGACCGGGTGTCGCGACGCCGCATGCTCGTGTGGACGTACGTCGCGGGTGCCGCCGTCCTCGTCCCGCTGTTCTGGGTGTCCCAGGCCTCCCACGTGTGGCTCGTCTACGTGGTGGCCGTCGTGTACGCGACCGTCGCCTACGTCACCGCCGCGTGCCAGTCCGGGCTGCTGAAGGACATGCTGCCCGACGAGTCCCTCGGGCACGCCAACGGCCGCCTCGCCGCCATCGACCAGGTGTTCCGCCTGTCCATGCCGCTGCTCGGCGCCGCCGTCTACGTGTGGACCGGGCCGATGCCCCTCGTCGCGGCCGCCATCGCGGCCTTCCTCGGGGCCGCCGCCGTGTTCGCGGCCGTGCGCATCACCGAGTCCGTCGCCGCCGACGAGGACCCGCGCGGCTTCTGGCCCGAGGCCGCCGACGGGTTCCGCCACCTGTTCTCCACCCCGCCGCTGGCGGGCATGACCTGGACGATCCTCGGGGCGCTCGCCGCCGTCGGCCTCGTCAACGCCGTCGCGTTCGCCATCATCGACCACCTCGGTCTCCAGGCCGCGCTCCTCGGCCCCCTCACCACCCTCCAGGGCGTCGCCGGGCTCGCCGCAGGACTCCTCGCCGGGCGGCTCATGATCCGCTGGGGCCGCGTGCGCGTCTTCACCGTCGGGCTCCTCGGCCTCGCCGTCGGGCTCGTGCCGCTGGCCGGGTCCAGCGTCGTGGCGGCCGTCGTCGCCATGGGCGTCGTCGGGTTCTCCGTCACCTCCGCCGTGGTCGCGTTCGTCACCGAACGACAGGTCATGACCCCCGCCCGCCTCCAGGGGCGCGTCGGCGCCGCCAGCCACGTCGTGCTCAACCTGCCCGGCGTGCTCGTCACCCTCGCCGGTGCGGCGGCGCTCGCCGTCGTCGACCACCGCGTCCTCGTGCTCGTCAACGCCGCCGTCTGCCTCGTGTGCGGGCTGCTCGCGCTGCGGCTGCGGGCCGTCGCACCGGGCGACGACGCCCCGGGCGGCGCGACCGCGTGA
- a CDS encoding DUF6999 family protein, protein MPDFVRSDPSMWEAVYADPSVPLDKPVVRLIIEDQQRPSRRLLYPLARIVSRVLVAVLSVVKRVAPGRWMSLATMDALCLWFLRRFVAPDAVELLIRHFVVETNLVNFIIRNTPAPIEPVTLRPTTLSGLGDNAVVEHDVNVYDVLIALDGVRIEAPDRLDLTQLDVPALDPERGRRRLLQLDIQTALCLMNIPFCVALSLEEFRRAIHSMRFDDSFLSILAVLTGDERFEHWKMGPMSLWMDTNVDVPQLVYRHALVCEYAHAHLVSIAEQRGGVPRTT, encoded by the coding sequence GTGCCCGACTTCGTGAGGTCCGACCCGAGCATGTGGGAGGCGGTCTACGCCGACCCCTCGGTACCCCTCGACAAGCCGGTGGTCCGGCTGATCATCGAGGACCAGCAACGGCCCTCACGACGGCTGCTGTACCCGCTGGCCCGGATCGTATCCCGCGTGCTCGTGGCCGTGCTCTCGGTCGTGAAGCGGGTCGCGCCGGGCCGGTGGATGTCGTTGGCCACGATGGACGCGCTGTGCCTGTGGTTCCTGCGGCGGTTCGTGGCGCCGGACGCCGTGGAGCTGCTGATCCGCCACTTCGTGGTGGAGACGAACCTGGTCAACTTCATCATCCGCAACACCCCGGCCCCCATCGAGCCCGTGACGCTGCGGCCGACCACGCTGTCCGGGCTGGGCGACAACGCGGTGGTCGAGCACGACGTGAACGTCTACGACGTGCTCATCGCGCTCGACGGGGTGCGGATCGAGGCACCGGACCGTCTGGACCTCACCCAGCTCGACGTGCCGGCCCTCGATCCCGAACGAGGTCGGCGCCGACTGCTGCAGCTGGACATCCAGACGGCGCTGTGCCTGATGAACATCCCGTTCTGCGTGGCCCTGAGCCTCGAGGAGTTCCGCCGCGCGATCCACTCGATGCGGTTCGACGACTCGTTCCTCAGCATCCTCGCCGTGCTGACCGGCGACGAACGCTTCGAGCACTGGAAGATGGGCCCGATGAGCCTGTGGATGGACACGAACGTGGACGTCCCCCAGCTCGTCTACCGGCACGCGCTGGTGTGCGAGTACGCCCACGCCCACCTGGTCTCGATCGCGGAGCAGCGGGGCGGGGTCCCGCGGACCACCTGA
- a CDS encoding iron-containing redox enzyme family protein: protein MTSTTTVEGYRPPQPDRSGLLARLADVWTEFEALLDEVPILRALADGDVTVADYQRLLHNLRQQVVDGSPWIARAASNFDMDHFDLRSAAIAHALEEHRDHLLLERDYVAVGGSLESLRAGRKNIGSQALSGYLFHEASRPNPVGCLGAMFVIEGLGAQKAGVWARRFQEVLGLADDQVHFMAYHQDADAEHTGTLDAILTSDRIDDAAADAIVSCARVVSRLYVMQLSELDEI, encoded by the coding sequence ATGACCTCCACCACGACCGTCGAGGGCTACCGCCCGCCGCAGCCGGACCGCTCCGGGCTGCTCGCCCGGCTCGCCGACGTCTGGACCGAGTTCGAGGCCCTGCTGGACGAGGTGCCGATCCTGCGGGCGCTCGCCGACGGGGACGTCACGGTGGCGGACTACCAGCGTCTGCTGCACAACCTGCGCCAGCAGGTCGTCGACGGGTCGCCGTGGATCGCGCGGGCGGCGTCGAACTTCGACATGGACCACTTCGACCTCCGCTCGGCCGCGATCGCGCACGCGCTGGAGGAGCACCGCGACCACCTGCTGCTCGAGCGCGACTACGTGGCGGTCGGCGGTTCCCTCGAGTCGCTCCGCGCGGGGCGGAAGAACATCGGTTCGCAGGCGCTGTCGGGCTACCTGTTCCACGAGGCGAGCCGGCCGAACCCGGTCGGGTGCCTCGGTGCGATGTTCGTCATCGAGGGGCTCGGCGCGCAGAAGGCGGGCGTGTGGGCCCGGAGGTTCCAGGAGGTGCTGGGGCTGGCGGACGACCAGGTGCACTTCATGGCCTACCACCAGGACGCGGACGCCGAGCACACCGGCACGCTGGACGCCATCCTCACGTCCGACCGGATCGACGACGCCGCGGCCGACGCCATCGTCTCCTGCGCGCGGGTGGTGTCCCGGCTCTACGTCATGCAGCTGTCGGAGCTGGACGAGATCTGA
- a CDS encoding 3-oxoacyl-[acyl-carrier-protein] synthase III C-terminal domain-containing protein, with translation MPATAYLTGLGRYLPGEPVTNDDVAQRLGGVDRRTDRLRARIQRANGIRQRYYAMDDEGRTTELNEELAVHALEAALADRGITAADLGMLACATTQGDLLVPGFASMVHGRLGGGPMQVLSAGGVCASSIAALDAAVSKVRLGDHPRAAVVGSELSSRWLHQRRFEGVEDHLDAHFLRWMLSDGAGAAIVEFQPRPDRPSLRVDWVRQVSLAHEHEVCMRAGLDGPTAVAGRTWQDHDDVATAEKAGLLQIRQETAVLDELAAAGLAQFEELVDRGLVDLRKLDHVLCHYSTNAFRDVVFDALSARIPGMDTSRWFSNLETCGNTGAASIFITLEEAWRTGRLAPGETILLAVPESGRFSFGFAHLTVVEPRRSTR, from the coding sequence ATGCCAGCGACCGCCTACCTGACCGGACTGGGCAGATACCTCCCCGGCGAACCGGTGACCAACGACGACGTGGCCCAGCGGCTCGGCGGCGTCGACCGACGCACCGACCGCCTGCGTGCTCGCATCCAGCGCGCGAACGGCATCCGGCAGCGGTACTACGCGATGGACGACGAGGGCCGCACCACCGAGCTCAACGAGGAGCTCGCCGTGCACGCGCTCGAGGCGGCGCTCGCCGACCGGGGGATCACGGCCGCCGACCTCGGCATGCTCGCCTGCGCCACGACCCAGGGGGACCTGCTGGTCCCGGGCTTCGCCTCGATGGTGCACGGGCGGCTGGGTGGCGGCCCGATGCAGGTGCTGTCCGCCGGCGGGGTGTGCGCGTCCAGCATCGCCGCCCTGGACGCGGCGGTGAGCAAGGTGCGGCTCGGCGACCACCCGCGGGCGGCGGTGGTGGGCTCGGAGCTGTCCAGCCGCTGGCTGCACCAGCGACGTTTCGAGGGTGTCGAGGACCACCTGGACGCCCACTTCCTGCGCTGGATGCTCTCCGACGGCGCGGGCGCCGCGATCGTCGAGTTCCAGCCGCGTCCCGACCGGCCGTCGTTGCGGGTGGACTGGGTCCGTCAGGTCTCCCTCGCGCACGAGCACGAGGTCTGCATGCGCGCCGGCCTCGACGGTCCGACCGCCGTCGCGGGACGGACGTGGCAGGACCACGACGACGTCGCCACCGCCGAGAAGGCGGGCCTGCTGCAGATCCGTCAGGAGACGGCCGTGCTCGACGAGCTCGCCGCGGCCGGGCTGGCGCAGTTCGAGGAGCTCGTCGACCGCGGACTGGTCGATCTCCGCAAGCTCGACCACGTGCTCTGCCACTACAGCACCAACGCCTTCCGCGACGTGGTGTTCGACGCCTTGAGCGCCCGCATCCCCGGCATGGACACGAGCCGCTGGTTCTCCAACCTGGAGACGTGCGGCAACACCGGCGCCGCCAGCATCTTCATCACCCTGGAGGAGGCGTGGCGCACCGGGCGCCTCGCACCGGGCGAGACGATCCTCCTCGCCGTCCCCGAGTCCGGACGGTTCTCGTTCGGCTTCGCCCACCTGACCGTCGTCGAACCCCGAAGGAGCACCAGATGA
- a CDS encoding DUF3467 domain-containing protein, whose amino-acid sequence MTGAEMKLQIDLPVEHETGVPADFASVWHTSTSFVLDFVAAKSPAKAVVDATTGEQTGGRVMPARVVSRVRIPPQQVFELARALTQQLDAWERENGRPAPGGEEL is encoded by the coding sequence ATGACCGGCGCCGAGATGAAGCTCCAGATCGACCTGCCCGTCGAGCACGAGACGGGGGTCCCCGCCGACTTCGCGTCCGTGTGGCACACCTCCACGTCGTTCGTCCTCGACTTCGTGGCGGCCAAGTCGCCCGCCAAGGCGGTCGTCGACGCGACGACGGGGGAGCAGACCGGCGGGCGCGTCATGCCGGCCCGGGTGGTGTCCCGGGTGCGCATCCCGCCGCAGCAGGTGTTCGAGCTCGCCCGGGCACTCACCCAGCAGCTCGACGCCTGGGAGCGGGAGAACGGTCGCCCCGCCCCGGGCGGCGAGGAGCTCTGA